Within Vicia villosa cultivar HV-30 ecotype Madison, WI linkage group LG1, Vvil1.0, whole genome shotgun sequence, the genomic segment AGGAAgttaataataatagtttaaaTGGAAGTTATGTAAATTTTACAATAAAATAAGGCTTAAATAGTCCATTGATCCTTGtatgttagcgagtttttgaatttagtccatgtatcttttattttttgtcCAAGTCCCTGTATATCCATTTCTTGTTCACTTTAATCTCTAACATTAAACTTCTATTACAAAAACGCCTAGGTGGCTAACAGTGCTAACGTggcaaaaaattttattttattatttattttttagatattCCAGTAAGCTATCATGTTGACATGGcaagctattattattattattattattattattattattattattagaaccCATGACCTTGTACTCATTGCATGCATTGCTCTATTTTTCTGTTATAATTTGCAATGCATATGTGTATAATAGATATTAactcaaatatttattttaaagtaaCAAATTGTCTTTTATAAAGTAAAGtaaagttttattttaaattctaaatataataaataataatcaaaatattttgtgttaaaaaaattgtgttgaaatttttttaaacatttaaacatatttttaaaatatttataatagtaacaaattatatattataataatgataaattataaatttattgttATTGGATTAAGAGGCTACACCAAAATAAAGTATAGTATTCTCCTAAACTATGTGTTATAAATATAGATACACATAATCTACATCTCATACATCCACTTATGTATTTAGATTTTAtaattcaaagttttttttttttttaatttggatgGAGTGTGTTTTTATGAAGAGATTTGTTGTATTTTTAATACTTCGAATTTCAATCAccatacaataaataaataaataaataaataaataaataaataaaagagtatTTTCAAATTTACTTATGACTTAAGAGAAGTGGATAGGGTGCAATAAACTTTTTCCTATATTTAAcctactagtcagagacccgtgcttccgcacgggtgattttttttctggtgtagtatttttttaatgatatgaataatataaataaaaggaattataagcaatatgcataattaaaaggaattgttttacttgaatagagttagagttttattgattgttctgttatactcccaattttttgaaaaccgaatatccataggaatcatttcgaaatttgaaaataaatactttagttttcaaataaaagtcattattgtttaaaataaaataggcattgtattgaaagtggcccttaagattaagcattattatcgtattcatgtgctaatcttgtgtgtaataaagaaccatataaaaaaggacatgtgagttggagaaaaaaataaaattttaacaaatgcaaatgtaaaattttaaatataaatgaaaaatatgaaataatttacttaattgtaaatttaacaataattatatagaaaacaatgatccacaaaaaaatatttaagataggttaagaacacaatagcaaaattgggtcaggtaatttaataattgacggtccaacaacaattaaaagaaaatgatatagatcactatggtttaattataaatgaaaaatgatcatataaattcaattatattaaataatcatataaaaaatactataagatgaagataataaaaatgaaatattaacatttaaaaataaaaactatctctcaattaatagtaattgttgattaaaataaaatagctactatgttgataatgacccgtgaaataaaaaaataatttgatgcgatataaaatatatttaaaaataaatgtaaaataaacaataatcatggaaatttaattgtattaaataatgataaaaaatcgtgagatggagaaaaaaataaaaataaagatattatctctcaaataaagataatgattgattaaaataaaatagacattatgttgatagtgactcctgagataataaataaataaataaatagagaaaaaaattaaaatgaaagtaagaaagtgtgaaaaaatgtgagagaaatttgaaattttaattaagatagagaaaatgtgtaatgatcgattaaaaaaaattaaatattgagttgatagtggcccgtgaaataattaaatatttttgagaataataattaaatgatcgattattaatattttttgcgataatagataaatgtagaaaaattaaaatgaaagtatggaaaaatgaaatgttAAGGAAATTTGgaatttttagtaagattaaaatttaaaaataaattattaatattttttgtgataataaataaattaagaaaaattaaaataaaagtaagaaagtgtgggaaaatgaaatgttaaagaaatttaaatatgacttccatcatccatggcttacatgtgatgtcatcattcatgcaataaagttgtagggaaaatgttatttaattcggaccaatgaaaagctaacacttgggacatccattcaataaagttgaaagagtgaatacttaatttgttagttacagaaatgaccttttattagtgcaaataaattttggtgaaagggtaatttaggcaatttggtcGATCTTTTATTATTGAATAGATTTGGTCGATCTTTTATTATTGAATAGATAGTAGATAGATAAAAACCAACATAGTAACCGAATAGACCTTTGCATTCTTTTAGTTGTTTTTATCCCTTCAGAACCGAGTTTTTTAGCCATGGCCACGGCTGAACATGCTTAATTTGGAAAATAAACTAGACATGAATATTCTCAATAGAGGAGTATATAGAATACCAACCAAACAAATGTAACTATGTGTTTAGTCAAAAATTAACTTAGGAGTTGAAAATTTGAAACCTAACTCTTGCCAACAAAACGATAAACAACAACACCAACTCTAGAACCATTACAAGGAGTGTCAACATGCAAAACATCAATCAAAAAGTACTTCCTCGCTTTATTAAAGAAAACCGActctttcttccacctcttcGTATGTGCCATCAAAAACACAATCTTCTTCCCAATCAACAACAAACGCAGCGTTTCAATCAACGGTTCATAAAGATGATCATGATACACTACGTCCGAAGCTACGATAACATCAAACTCTCTCCCAATAACCTCCACGTCATCAGCATGGCCCCACCTCAACGGTGCAAATGTAACTGTCCCACCGCTGGACCCCACAACGGCCGCGTTGGCTTCCGCGTTGAACTTGAGATTGGGAACTACGTGAGGGAGATCCGTTAGGGTTACGTTGCTTCCGAGAGTAACGGCGGCGACTATACCGACTATTCCGGTGCCGGAGCCGAGTTCGAGGATCCTGGCGTTGCGTGATGTGAAGACGGTGGAGAGAGGGCTGTTGGTGGGATTTATGCGGTGGTTGTCGAGGAGGGAGACGAGAGTGGTGGCGGTGGGCCAGAGCTGGAAGGAGATGCCCTCCGATGGGAGCTGACGAATTGTAACCGTTGATTGAATCGAACGGAGGAAATGTTTTTGAAGCAATTCTTGCTTTGGTGAATCGTCTTGTACGGTAGTGAATGCAATGGGTATGTCATCGCCGTCGATTAGGAGGCTTGTGAAAGGATTTATTTCGTTGTCTTCGTCTTCCATTTGGGATAGTGTCGTCGTGGACGGTGAGGATAGGGCTTACCGGGATTTTATACTTAAAGACATTTCACATTTTTTGACGCCCGATTTTACTTTTCTGTCCCTTCTTATTTAAATTCTCCCTAGACTAAAAAGTTAATGGAGAAACCACAATTTTGATCTTTGATCtctctaagggtgtgtttggtagGGTGTTTGGTGGTAAGAAGAAAATGTAAAGAGAGAAATAGATGAGAAAGAgtatgaaaagagagaaatagaTGAAAAAGAGAGTAGATTTGATGTATTGTTTGataggagagaaagagaagagaaatataagagaaagaagtgttttaaaatttaaaaagactAAAGTATCCCTATATTAAAAAATACTATATAATGTTTTTTAtgtaacattaatatattatagGGATAACTTTGAGAATACATAAAATCATACCACATTTTTTCATTTCATCGCAGCAGAGAAGAGAAACAATTATTATGTGGGGGCCACTCAATTTTATTCTCTCTATTCAATTTCTTTGCAAACCAAACAGGTTTGATAAGACATTTCTCTCTATACTCTCTCGTCTCAACCTCTCTCTTCTCTTGTTCTCTTGAAACAAGCAGACCCTAATTGTTGAATTTAATACACCAAAAATACTTTGACCGACATTTGAGCTCGGATGTTGAGATAGGTGGTTGTGACAAAGAAGTCGGCTCATAAATATCGTGCCGAGTAGATTGGAGTTTCTTATTTACTCGAAGCATTACTCTAATCAGAGGGGTAGTCGACTACGACAGTTACGGATATGGAGGGATACCTGAGCCGTTACACAAAATATTATGTCTTTTAAAGAGGATGGCAGAAGTTACGATAGCTCTCATTATTGAGGATTTTCAAGAGTCACTCAATAAATTGTATTTCATCATTTCGAAGTATAAATACTAACTCCCacctaaatattttttaaatatttgatttgatgataaaatatatttttatcggtcaagttcaTCTACACAATAATTAATAAAGATATTGTAACAGACTCTTCTCCAAGTAAGATTAAGATTATGAAAATATGATTTCTAAACTAGGAACAATAACAAGTTatgtaagaaaaattaaaaaaattgttttttattcattgattttaattataaaacaATACAATACTTTGCTAGTGCACACTCATAATATTCGTAAAAGGATAACTACTCCTAACATGAACAACTAAATAAATTGTTATGATAATTATTCTCAAGTATTTTTCTTTCAACTAATTTTCAGatgattttttaatttgtttgctTCGAATTTCCTAAACAACAGTGCTACAATTCATATATCTTTTCATTAGTCACACATTTAACCACGTTTCCTTCAAGTATGTTTGTACGACGGTGGACAGAATTGATTGTAGTAGAATTgaatttggtagaattgattttaataaaattgagtttagcagaattgGTTTATGTTTGGATGCATTTATGTAAAGTGAgatgaacaataaatttcagtgtaaaaattatccataatcaattctagaaGCAGAAGTTACAAATTCTAACTTCAAATAGAATTAATTCTACTTTTAATaaaccaaacacctcaaaataactcaaaataaattcTAGTTATCTAGAATTGTTTTTGACCATTTCAAAAGTGAATCCAAACATGGATATTCACATCACAATCTCTAAGAAACTTCGTCCtttgaaaacaaaaggaaaatagtATAAAAATAGGAGAAGGAAATAATTGTTAGATAACATACGGCGGATCACTGCTAAGAAAACTGAGATAAGATAGAAGACATTTGTTTCTAAAGTGTTTATATTCCATTCCCAATCAATTTGGAGACGGACTGAGACAAATATGTTTCTCATAGAAAGGtagcttcttttttttattttacagaCCATAGAAAGTTAAACACAAGGTCCATGGCTTCCAATAAAGTGGCGTATCTTCTAGCCGAAAAAGGGAGACACTCACAATTATCCATACAAATCACCCAATTAATAGCATCATGGTTGTTTGAAAAAATCCCCATCATTCAAAGAAATCTCATAAACAACACAAGTCATGGGGGACATAATATTAGCAAATGTAGGGACTACTGAAAACCCAATACTAGCAAATGTGGTTCCAAATTGACTAGATGGAATCATCAAACATATTATAAAAACCGACATACTAATGAAAAAGCCctttatatgttttttatttgtCATTATTTCCACTTATAGTTGTTTTTACCCCCACCCTTTAGGACCAAATTTAGCAACATCAAAGGTTGAACTAGAACATGCTTGATTTGGAAAgttaacaaaaacatcaatatccTCAAAAACTCGATTGATTAGAAAACAACAACCAAACAAAATGTAACTTGAAACCGTGTTAGTCAATTAAACCTTCCCAACAAAACGATAAACAACAACACCAACTCTAGAACCATTGCAAGGAGTATCAACATGCAAAACATCTATGCGAAAATGTTTCCTAGCTTTCTTAAAGAACACACACTCCTTTTTCCACCTTTTCATATGAGCCATCACAAACACAATCTTCTTCCCAACCCCAACCAACAATAAACGCAGCGTTTCAATCAACGGCTCATAGAGATGATCATGATACACTACATCCGAAGCTACAATAACATCAAACTCTCTCCCAATAACCTCCACGTCATCAGCATGGCCCCACCTTAACGGCGCATACGTAACATTCCCACCGCTGGACCCCACAACACCCGCGTTGGCTTCCGCGTTGAACTTCAGATTGGGAACTACATGAGGGAGGTCCGTTAGGGTTACGTTGCTTCCGAGAGTAGCGGCAGCGACTATACCGACTATTCCGGTGCCGGAGCCGAGTTCAAGGATCCTCAAAGGGGCGTTGGCGTTGGCGTTGGCGTTGTGTGTTGGGAAGACGGTGGAGAGAGGGCTGTTGGTGGGATTGATACGGTGGCTGTCAAGGAGGGAGACGAGAGATGTGGCGGCGGGCCAGAGCTGGAAGGAGAGGCCTTCTGATGGGAGGAGGCGAATGGTGACCGTAGATTGAATCGAACGGAGGAAATGCTTCTGAAGCAACTCATGGTTTGGTGAACCATTTTGTACGGTGGATAATGCGTTTGGTTTGTTATCTTCGTCGGTTAAGAGGTGCGAGAAAGGGTTTATTTCATCGTCGTCTTCCATTTTAACTTGCGTTGACTTTGTGGTAGCGCCGTTAAGACGGTGGGGTTTGAGGCTTCTCCGGGTTTTTATATTAAAGACATTTTACATGTTGTGAGGCTGGATTTACGTTTATGTCTATTTATGGCGATTGTTGATTTGAATATAGAAGGATAATGGATTTGATTTGATGCAGTGAATATGTCACGCTTTACTTGTTTCGGCCGTTCGATCTAAAATAGATGGTGTTGTGATCTTTATCgttaattttatttatgtaaTATGTAGTCCGTTTGATTTCCAGTAAGCGGTTGAGATGCAACACAATCTGTAATTGCGTGCTGTTTTATCTACACGCAATCCAGATACAAGGTTCATGGTTCCTAGCATATCATTATGGATTTAAAAGATTTTATTAGAGACTAATTTTAACATTCCACCCAAGCATTTCACAAATTTGAAAATAGAATAAACTTAAATAAGTTTTTATCCTTATTACTCCCTCcaaatttatttcaatttaattgtcactttcaaatttcaatgtaataatcattataattttatcaaaattaCCCGTAACTAATTATTATGAGAGAGttggtcaaaaaaaaaaaattattatgagaGAAAAAAACATATTGAAATGATTAAAAGTTAAGGGTAATAtagataaaagaaaaattatagcATAAATAGTACTTCCTCTATtccaaaataaatgtcacatttgtaaaaaaaaattgtccCAAAATACTTGTCATTTTATATTACCAATGCAATTTTGTATTTGATCTTTTAATTGTAccatctaataaatactcttaatttattattttctcaccTAATATTAATGTTATTTCGAATACACCATATTAATCAGGATAATTTGGTAAAGTTATCATTCTCGTAAGTATTAATTTTTTTGGTATGTGTAAAATGTCACAATGTGacaattaaaaaggaacggagggagtaatttacaaaatgaattaatatttttaatcaatattttgttattattattttaattaaatcactAGTAACATAACATAAACGAGGATACATATATATGGGTTGCGCGGTGACGCTTTTTATTATTTGACtagtatgatatttatttatgcaaaaaattttattttgttatcaAGATCTTAATTTAGAAGAAATAGTGTTATGATTGTATAGTTAATAAATCAATTTCCTATAAGCAAAAAGTTAATTTAgatatttgtatttttattggTAGGCAGGTTGTCGTTCATAGctaacaaaattatttttccaAATCAAAAAGAGTTTATATAAGGAAGACACATCAAAGTATGCATGGGACATCATGACTCCAAAGATTTGCATTGTGGCTTGGAAATCAGTTTGTAAGCCGTTAGAGGAAGGAAATTTAGGCTTAAGATATGTTAATCAATTCAATGAATCAATCTCCTAGAAAGATTGGGTCAATGTTTGTAAGTTTAATTATATCTACAATATTCAATCTACAACCTACCACATTAAGTCTTCAATTTGGCCTCGAATTAATCGATTTTACAATAAGGTTATGGACAACACAAAATGGTTAATTGCCACAAAGGATAATATTAGTGAATGTGTGTTTGGTAACTAAGGAGACTACCGCCACCTCATATTTAACCCTCTTCTTACCGTGATTTTCAGAAGCTACAAAAGTAAGCTTCTATAAAACGTGTGGTAACACCGTAGTTTGTGTCAAAAGCCAAACATATGTGTAATCATTAGAATTATAATTGATTAGGACAACCGCTAAGTGAGCTTTTGCACATACCTCCACAAGCACGAAACATGTTTTTTACTAAAGTGTGGGACCTTTTAGATGGGGTAAATGGGTAATCATGCAATTAATTTTCGACTATTGAACATGTATTGCCTTAAATTCTAATCAGCTTCATCTCCTAATGGTCAAATTGAAGACAAATTAGTGTGAAGTCATTTGTGCAATGGGCAATTAATGGTGAAAGAGGTCCATACTTATTTGTAAAGAGAACATAGTACCATGGATTGGGAAAATATTATTTGGAAAGATTTTCATACTTACATCTTTTACGGTATGGAGACTCATTAAATAAAAGATTAATTGTGAACCTTTGAAAAATGGGTTGCAATGTGGTTTTGATGTTTTATCAATGTAATGAGTAGGTGGAGACAACCAATCACATATTTtagtattgatttttattttctatCTAGAAGATAGTCAATAAGCAGTTTAATATATCAATATTAAAAATGATATGTGTTTCAACAAGATAAAAATTAGTATGTTTGTTGTGTTAAGTAGCATTTTATTCCTCACAAAGATCATCTTATCGCTATCGAAAGGCCAAATTCAAGATAGAAGGAATGAAATACATATTATCCACAATCTTCAAGTCAGGAGAGGATATAGAAACGCGCTGAAAATAATAATGGTAATTTGGAGAAAGTCGAGGACTATGTGGACAAAAGGAAACATTGATGGATCACATCGGGATATAACAATAGTGGGGGAGGCATAGAAAAAGATAACCATAGTCATTTTTAGGAGGATTCTCACTAAATATATATGCGAGATGGATGTGCTAAAAGCACAACTTATGTCGATTATTCTAGCAACTAAGCAAGTAGAGATAAAAGGTtggaaaaatatttggataagTAGCGATTCACAAACTTCAATTCAAAGTTTGCACAAAGCACACGTAATTCCTTGGAAGCttataaataaatagcataattgcaaaaaaaaatctccaaatgaattTGGTTTATTCTCATATATACATGGAAGGAAATAAGTGTGCAGACAAACTGGATAATCATGGTCATATTATAATGGATTTCTTGTGGTGGGAATGATGGGTCATCATTAAGGGAAAGCATCTATATTGGGTCAAACACTCACTTAAAGGTCAAAGACTCGCCCAAacgagtgagagagagagagacacaccacatattcATCCAAAACCTTAAGGCGAGGGGTGTATGTGttatctcacttataaagtgtccaACATCCATTTTtttaagcaatgtgggacttacAAAACTCACATTTGTTTCTCAACAACtttccctcaagtgtgagtccatccACTATGCTTTCCCTCAAGCGGAAGctctttcatatatatatatatatatatatatatatatatatatatatatatatatatatatatatatatatatatatatatatatatatatatatatatatatatatatatatatatatatacttgtgtCGATGTTGAAAAACATCTTTACCACATCATGGGCATTACAAGGGTACACGACGCTTGACCACCATGTCAGGAAAACTTTCGATACAAGAAGTCAATCCCTTACTTGAACCAGACTCTAATACCACTAATGGGACATCATGAAAAGCATCTATATTGGGTCAAACACTCACCTAAAGGTCAACAATTACTCAAACAAATTAGAGAGACACCATGTATTCACCTAAAACATTAAGGCGGTGAGCGTATGAGTCATCCCACTTATAAGGTGTTCAACCTCTACTTTTTCAAGCAATGTGAGACTT encodes:
- the LOC131608257 gene encoding uncharacterized protein LOC131608257 → MEDEDNEINPFTSLLIDGDDIPIAFTTVQDDSPKQELLQKHFLRSIQSTVTIRQLPSEGISFQLWPTATTLVSLLDNHRINPTNSPLSTVFTSRNARILELGSGTGIVGIVAAVTLGSNVTLTDLPHVVPNLKFNAEANAAVVGSSGGTVTFAPLRWGHADDVEVIGREFDVIVASDVVYHDHLYEPLIETLRLLLIGKKIVFLMAHTKRWKKESVFFNKARKYFLIDVLHVDTPCNGSRVGVVVYRFVGKS
- the LOC131608267 gene encoding uncharacterized protein LOC131608267, with protein sequence MEDDDEINPFSHLLTDEDNKPNALSTVQNGSPNHELLQKHFLRSIQSTVTIRLLPSEGLSFQLWPAATSLVSLLDSHRINPTNSPLSTVFPTHNANANANAPLRILELGSGTGIVGIVAAATLGSNVTLTDLPHVVPNLKFNAEANAGVVGSSGGNVTYAPLRWGHADDVEVIGREFDVIVASDVVYHDHLYEPLIETLRLLLVGVGKKIVFVMAHMKRWKKECVFFKKARKHFRIDVLHVDTPCNGSRVGVVVYRFVGKV